A single Abyssisolibacter fermentans DNA region contains:
- the pfkB gene encoding 1-phosphofructokinase codes for MITTITLNVSIDRSYVLKNFDKNGVFRCEDYTIVPGGKGLNVSKVLKQLGADINCLGFVGGFSGEYVKEKLKVLGIRTNFTDIDEETRTCLGILLEDGSQAEILEKGPEIKQNELYNFMNVYKDTLKNTEVVVASGSIPKGLNNRIYYDLIMQAKKSNVKFILDSSSNTLIEGIKASPYLVKPNKEELEAITDIKIHSDEDIIKASNILIDMGAENVAVSLGEAGMIYVSKDCSYKVIVPQIEVSNPVGSGDSTVAGFAYGISNNYSIIDTLKLANTCGMSNAMQKETGKIDIEIISELVSKIKVHKI; via the coding sequence ATGATTACTACTATAACTTTAAATGTATCAATAGATAGAAGTTATGTATTAAAAAACTTTGATAAAAATGGAGTATTTAGATGTGAGGATTATACTATAGTACCTGGTGGCAAAGGGCTAAATGTATCTAAGGTTTTAAAACAGCTTGGAGCAGATATTAATTGTTTAGGCTTTGTAGGTGGATTTTCTGGTGAATATGTAAAGGAAAAGTTGAAGGTTTTAGGAATAAGAACAAATTTTACTGATATTGATGAAGAAACAAGAACTTGTTTAGGGATTCTTTTAGAAGACGGCAGTCAAGCAGAGATACTTGAAAAAGGTCCAGAAATTAAACAAAATGAATTATATAATTTTATGAATGTTTACAAAGATACTTTGAAAAACACTGAAGTTGTTGTAGCATCTGGTAGTATACCTAAAGGATTAAACAATAGAATATATTATGATTTAATTATGCAAGCTAAAAAAAGCAATGTTAAATTCATATTAGATTCTAGTTCTAATACTTTAATTGAAGGAATAAAAGCATCACCTTATTTAGTAAAGCCAAACAAAGAAGAATTAGAAGCTATAACAGATATTAAAATACATTCTGATGAAGATATTATAAAAGCAAGCAACATACTTATAGATATGGGGGCAGAAAATGTAGCTGTATCACTTGGTGAAGCTGGTATGATATATGTAAGTAAAGATTGTAGTTATAAAGTTATTGTACCTCAAATAGAAGTATCAAATCCTGTAGGTTCAGGAGATAGTACAGTAGCAGGCTTTGCATATGGAATATCAAATAACTACAGTATTATTGATACATTAAAACTAGCAAATACTTGTGGTATGTCAAATGCTATGCAAAAAGAGACTGGAAAAATTGATATAGAGATTATTAGTGAATTAGTTTCAAAAATTAAAGTGCATAAGATATAG
- a CDS encoding HAD family hydrolase: MKLVIFDMDGVIVDSEHIYSAIDEEIYKKFNICLSQEKKDSFIGKNSLDIWTEIYNDYSLHNNISLEDLIKLQRKMYINSLNDLLMVEGVRDWMKYFKKNNIKMIIASSSPKEIITFVIKKFKLDEYIEGFVHGDEVTIGKPNPEIFIKAASIFNEKPKDCLVIEDSSNGVKAAKAADMKCIGYKNANSGKQDLSKADYICSVFNLESLSEILN; the protein is encoded by the coding sequence ATGAAATTAGTAATATTTGATATGGATGGAGTTATAGTTGATTCAGAGCATATTTATTCTGCAATAGATGAGGAGATATATAAAAAATTCAATATTTGTTTAAGTCAAGAGAAAAAAGACTCTTTTATTGGTAAGAATAGCTTAGATATTTGGACAGAGATTTATAATGATTACTCATTGCATAATAATATATCATTAGAAGATTTGATTAAATTACAAAGGAAAATGTATATAAACAGTCTTAATGACTTATTAATGGTAGAAGGTGTTAGGGATTGGATGAAATATTTTAAAAAGAATAATATTAAAATGATAATAGCGTCATCTTCACCAAAAGAGATAATAACCTTTGTAATAAAAAAATTTAAACTAGATGAATATATAGAAGGTTTTGTTCATGGAGATGAAGTTACTATTGGTAAACCTAATCCAGAAATATTTATTAAAGCTGCTAGCATTTTTAATGAGAAGCCTAAAGATTGTTTAGTCATAGAAGATTCATCAAATGGTGTCAAAGCAGCAAAAGCAGCTGATATGAAATGTATAGGATATAAAAATGCCAATTCTGGCAAACAGGATTTGAGCAAGGCTGATTATATATGTTCAGTATTTAATTTAGAAAGTTTATCAGAAATTTTGAATTAG
- the nagA gene encoding N-acetylglucosamine-6-phosphate deacetylase — protein sequence MKYYIKATEIYSEDGVLNNGGLIIKDGIIEQICQEDKEKQEILDLTGYKVLPGLIDMHIHGANSYDTMDASYEALNEISKYLAQNGITAFLPTTMTVKWESSLKAVENIDKAMKKGVDGAEIIGAYVEGPYITKEHKGAQPEAFIRDLDINDLEELISASNNSIKILTIAPEKEKTIEAIKFLTARGIEVSLGHTNATFEQTKKAIENGARIGVHTFNGMRGLHHREPGVVGALLAIDDVYTELIADTIHVNPAVMKILAKCKGVDKVCLISDCMRAGGLDDGEYILGELEVVVKDSIPRLKTGSLAGSTLKLINAVKNMIQKVNIDPIDAVHMASLVPAKILKMDDMIGSIKQNKKANLTVIDDNYNVVMTIIEGKIVYNNI from the coding sequence ATGAAATACTACATAAAAGCAACTGAAATATATAGTGAAGATGGAGTTTTAAATAATGGTGGGTTAATTATAAAAGATGGAATCATTGAGCAGATATGCCAAGAGGATAAAGAGAAACAAGAAATATTGGATTTAACAGGATATAAAGTCTTGCCAGGCCTTATAGATATGCATATCCACGGTGCTAACAGCTATGATACAATGGATGCTTCCTATGAAGCCTTAAATGAAATATCTAAGTATTTAGCACAAAATGGAATAACTGCATTTCTTCCTACAACAATGACTGTCAAGTGGGAAAGTTCATTGAAAGCTGTTGAGAATATTGATAAAGCAATGAAAAAAGGTGTTGATGGAGCAGAAATAATTGGTGCATATGTTGAAGGTCCATATATAACAAAAGAACATAAAGGAGCTCAACCAGAAGCTTTTATTAGAGATTTAGATATTAATGATTTAGAAGAGTTAATTAGTGCATCTAATAATAGTATAAAAATATTAACTATTGCTCCGGAAAAAGAAAAGACAATAGAAGCTATTAAATTTTTAACAGCTAGAGGTATAGAAGTTTCGTTAGGGCATACTAATGCTACTTTTGAACAGACAAAAAAAGCTATAGAAAATGGTGCCAGAATTGGTGTGCATACCTTTAATGGTATGAGAGGATTGCATCATAGAGAACCTGGTGTAGTTGGAGCATTGTTAGCAATAGATGATGTATATACTGAATTGATAGCAGATACAATACATGTAAATCCAGCTGTTATGAAGATATTAGCTAAATGCAAAGGTGTAGATAAGGTGTGTTTAATAAGTGATTGTATGAGGGCTGGAGGACTTGATGATGGAGAATATATATTAGGGGAACTTGAAGTAGTTGTGAAAGATTCTATTCCTAGATTAAAGACAGGTTCATTAGCAGGCAGTACATTAAAACTTATAAATGCCGTAAAGAATATGATTCAAAAGGTAAATATTGACCCCATAGATGCAGTTCATATGGCTTCATTAGTTCCAGCTAAAATACTGAAAATGGATGATATGATAGGAAGCATTAAACAAAATAAAAAAGCTAATTTAACCGTTATAGATGATAATTATAATGTGGTAATGACAATAATAGAAGGTAAAATTGTTTATAATAATATATAA
- a CDS encoding cation:proton antiporter yields MATSLAIIILLGLLINKLFEKLKLPGLLGMLVLGMIIGPYGLDWLDVNTMKASSDFRKIALIIILLRAGLGISKENLNKVGKTAVKMSCIPGIIEGFTIAFLATKVLGFTFIQGGILGFIIAAVSPAVVVPHMLHYIEKGVGKKNNIPILILAGASIDDVFAITIFTTFLGLYSGKHVNIGLKILNIPISIILGIGLGIVVGLLLVKLFKKYSIRDTKKVLIILGIAILFTTLENLLKSKLEIAALLGVMAIGFILLEKSPVQAKRLASKFNKIWVFAEILLFVLVGAEVNTSVALDSGLKGLVIIFIGLIGRSIGVLISTAGSKLSFKERLFCVISYTPKATVQAAIGARPLALGVAAGDVMLAIAVLSILVTAPLGAIGIKASAERLLDN; encoded by the coding sequence ATGGCTACTAGTTTAGCAATAATAATTTTATTAGGACTACTAATAAATAAGTTGTTTGAAAAATTAAAACTGCCAGGACTTTTAGGTATGTTGGTTTTAGGAATGATAATAGGACCGTATGGATTAGATTGGCTAGATGTAAATACAATGAAAGCATCTAGTGATTTTAGAAAGATTGCATTAATCATTATTTTATTGAGGGCTGGTTTAGGAATAAGTAAAGAAAATCTTAATAAAGTTGGTAAAACTGCAGTTAAAATGAGTTGTATCCCTGGTATTATAGAAGGCTTCACTATTGCTTTTCTAGCTACAAAAGTATTAGGATTTACATTTATACAGGGTGGTATATTAGGTTTTATAATAGCAGCAGTATCACCAGCAGTAGTAGTTCCACATATGTTACATTATATTGAAAAAGGTGTTGGCAAAAAGAATAATATTCCAATTTTAATATTAGCAGGTGCATCAATAGATGATGTTTTTGCAATTACTATATTTACAACCTTCTTAGGATTATATAGTGGAAAGCATGTAAACATAGGTTTGAAGATATTGAATATTCCTATTTCAATAATATTAGGTATAGGGTTAGGAATAGTTGTAGGTTTATTATTAGTAAAACTGTTTAAAAAGTATAGCATACGAGACACTAAAAAAGTGTTAATCATTTTAGGTATAGCAATATTGTTTACAACTCTTGAAAATTTATTGAAAAGTAAGCTAGAGATAGCAGCACTGTTAGGTGTAATGGCTATAGGGTTTATACTATTAGAAAAATCACCTGTGCAGGCTAAAAGACTAGCAAGTAAATTTAATAAAATATGGGTTTTTGCAGAAATACTATTATTTGTACTAGTTGGAGCAGAGGTGAACACAAGTGTTGCTCTTGATTCAGGATTAAAAGGTCTAGTTATTATATTTATTGGTCTAATAGGAAGAAGTATAGGAGTATTAATATCTACAGCAGGGTCTAAGTTAAGCTTTAAGGAAAGATTATTTTGTGTTATATCATATACACCTAAAGCTACAGTACAGGCAGCAATTGGTGCTAGACCATTAGCATTAGGTGTTGCAGCAGGTGATGTAATGCTGGCGATAGCAGTGTTGTCAATATTAGTTACAGCACCATTAGGAGCTATAGGTATTAAAGCATCTGCCGAAAGATTATTAGATAATTAA